The following proteins come from a genomic window of Ilumatobacter coccineus YM16-304:
- a CDS encoding ArsR/SmtB family transcription factor has protein sequence MSPDYELEPSVAADTPARMKAIANPLRSQILDLVLERAATVTELAEAVGRPKSSIAYHVDLLVDVGLLRVVRTRQVRAIEERFYGRVGRTIVLGDALPAGAEPVNMLAEAQAEARVPSPGKMLATLRHARIPADRADEFFSRVNEIAEEFTTLERDGDTVYGFVAAVYPTDHPTLPEAGE, from the coding sequence ATGTCTCCCGACTACGAACTCGAACCATCGGTAGCGGCCGACACGCCGGCCCGAATGAAGGCGATCGCCAACCCGCTTCGCAGCCAGATCCTCGACCTCGTGCTCGAGCGAGCGGCAACGGTCACCGAGCTCGCCGAAGCGGTCGGACGACCCAAGTCGTCGATCGCCTATCACGTCGACCTCCTCGTCGACGTGGGTCTGCTCCGAGTGGTGCGAACCCGGCAGGTACGGGCGATCGAAGAACGCTTCTACGGTCGGGTGGGGCGCACGATCGTGCTCGGCGATGCCCTGCCGGCGGGCGCCGAACCGGTCAACATGCTCGCCGAGGCGCAGGCCGAAGCTCGCGTGCCGTCACCCGGCAAGATGCTCGCCACGCTGCGCCATGCCCGGATCCCCGCCGACCGAGCCGACGAGTTCTTCTCACGGGTCAACGAGATCGCCGAGGAGTTCACCACGCTCGAACGCGACGGCGACACCGTGTACGGCTTCGTGGCCGCCGTGTACCCCACCGATCACCCGACGCTGCCGGAGGCTGGCGAATGA
- a CDS encoding acyl-CoA dehydrogenase family protein produces the protein MAWDFETEPEFEQKLAWMREFVKEEIFPLETLAPEFRSEEGRAAFAEITEPLKQQVKDQGLWAAHLPPELGGGGFGQVKLGLMHEILGQSPLAPRIFGNNAPDSGNAELLSLGGTDEQKKKWMEPLLNQEIRSCFSMTEPGAGADPTLLTTSARRDGDEWVINGHKWFSSNASVSDILIVMAKTNLDDDASPYTAFSMTVVPTNTPGVNILRDVPTMGEPDHKTGEPGGHAEIIYDEVRVPFDNVVGGEAGIGQGFALAQKRLGPGRIHHAMRWLGQSQRAFDLLCERALTRFTKGSILADKQMIQDWIAQSYADREAARLLTLQAAWKMDKLHEAGGTYSDARLEIAVIKFWGAKVLHDVIDRAIQIHGSLGYTTDLPLEAMYRAARAARIYDGPDEVHKVTVARQVLKRYRPADPSIDHVPTRRAAALERYGDYLDELAVNS, from the coding sequence ATGGCATGGGACTTCGAGACCGAACCGGAATTCGAGCAGAAGCTCGCGTGGATGCGCGAGTTCGTGAAGGAGGAGATCTTCCCACTCGAGACGCTGGCGCCCGAGTTCCGCAGTGAAGAAGGGCGCGCTGCGTTCGCCGAGATCACCGAACCGCTCAAGCAGCAGGTCAAGGACCAGGGCCTGTGGGCCGCGCATCTGCCGCCCGAGCTCGGCGGTGGCGGCTTCGGCCAGGTCAAGCTCGGCCTGATGCACGAGATCCTCGGGCAGTCACCGCTCGCACCGCGCATCTTCGGCAACAACGCTCCCGACTCCGGCAACGCCGAACTGCTCTCGCTCGGCGGCACCGACGAGCAGAAGAAGAAGTGGATGGAACCGCTGCTCAACCAAGAGATCCGGTCGTGCTTCTCGATGACCGAGCCGGGTGCGGGCGCCGACCCGACGCTGCTCACCACCAGCGCCCGCCGCGACGGTGACGAATGGGTCATCAACGGCCACAAGTGGTTCTCGTCGAACGCGTCGGTGTCCGACATCTTGATCGTGATGGCGAAGACCAATCTCGACGACGACGCGTCGCCGTACACCGCGTTCTCGATGACCGTCGTGCCGACCAACACGCCGGGTGTCAACATCCTCCGCGACGTGCCGACGATGGGCGAACCCGACCACAAGACCGGCGAACCCGGCGGTCACGCCGAGATCATCTACGACGAGGTGCGCGTCCCGTTCGACAACGTCGTGGGCGGCGAGGCCGGAATCGGGCAAGGCTTCGCGCTCGCGCAGAAGCGCCTCGGCCCCGGTCGCATCCACCACGCCATGCGCTGGCTCGGTCAATCACAACGCGCCTTCGACCTCCTCTGCGAGCGAGCGCTCACACGCTTCACGAAAGGGTCGATCCTCGCCGACAAGCAGATGATCCAGGACTGGATCGCGCAGTCGTACGCCGACCGCGAAGCTGCCCGACTGCTCACGCTGCAAGCTGCGTGGAAGATGGACAAGCTCCACGAGGCGGGGGGCACCTACAGCGATGCCCGTCTCGAGATCGCCGTCATCAAGTTCTGGGGTGCGAAGGTGCTGCACGACGTGATCGATCGGGCGATCCAGATTCACGGGTCGCTCGGTTACACGACCGACCTGCCGCTCGAAGCGATGTACCGGGCGGCGCGTGCTGCACGCATCTACGACGGTCCCGACGAGGTGCACAAGGTCACCGTGGCGCGGCAGGTGTTGAAGCGCTACCGGCCGGCGGATCCGTCGATCGATCACGTTCCGACTCGCCGAGCAGCCGCGTTGGAGCGCTACGGCGACTACCTCGACGAGCTCGCCGTCAACTCCTGA
- a CDS encoding MFS transporter codes for MTDQLDSTTPPSTPEPVAAPPKDRLGANYFKLFGASTISNLGDGIGLIAYPWLASAVTRNPFLISLVAVVQRLPWLLFSLPAGVITDRNDRRTLMVLANSIRAVLTLGVAFIVLGKQGVLPGPDEINDAATDFATDHLLYVIVLLATLLMGFAEVLYDNSAQTFMPSIVHKQHLEKANGRLWSIEMVANTFVGPPLGALLLVAAFSVPFFFDAATFAVSAALIALIPATKRRSKSRAVPAPGAPATGTPATEHGAEGDQTPDHELAVGPRQSSRPAPGAPATKHGVEGDQTPDHEPAVSPRPSSWKDELREGFAWLWSHDLLRPMAIILGLLNMLGTMSVATMVLFAQEVLETTPTEFALLETGGAIGGVIGGWTASRIAKKIGAGPSLSLTLTVGGATTCVMGIANSWYLVWLMFAIAMLVAVLWNVITVSLRQSIIPDHLLGRVNSVYRFFAWGMMPLGAALGGLIVVLTDVWGSRELALRMPFFIAGGLHFVVWAVAAPKLTTAKIEAARAAAASDDD; via the coding sequence ATGACCGATCAACTCGACAGCACCACACCGCCATCGACCCCCGAGCCGGTGGCGGCACCCCCGAAGGACCGACTCGGCGCCAACTACTTCAAGCTCTTCGGAGCGAGCACGATCTCCAACCTCGGTGACGGCATCGGGCTCATCGCGTATCCGTGGCTGGCCTCGGCCGTCACGCGCAACCCGTTCCTGATCTCGCTCGTGGCGGTCGTCCAACGTCTGCCGTGGCTGCTCTTCTCGCTGCCGGCCGGGGTCATCACCGACCGCAACGATCGTCGCACGCTGATGGTGCTGGCCAACTCGATCCGCGCCGTGCTCACGCTCGGCGTGGCGTTCATCGTGCTCGGCAAGCAAGGTGTCCTGCCCGGGCCCGACGAGATCAACGACGCGGCGACCGACTTCGCGACCGATCACCTCCTCTACGTGATCGTGCTCCTCGCGACGTTGCTCATGGGCTTCGCCGAGGTGCTGTACGACAACTCGGCACAGACCTTCATGCCGTCGATCGTGCACAAGCAGCATCTCGAGAAAGCGAACGGTCGCCTCTGGAGCATCGAGATGGTCGCCAACACCTTCGTCGGCCCGCCGCTCGGCGCCCTGTTGCTCGTCGCGGCCTTCTCGGTCCCGTTCTTCTTCGATGCCGCCACGTTCGCCGTGTCGGCTGCGCTGATCGCATTGATCCCCGCGACGAAGCGCCGCTCCAAGTCGCGAGCCGTGCCCGCGCCGGGAGCGCCAGCGACGGGAACGCCAGCGACCGAGCACGGCGCCGAAGGAGATCAGACTCCCGACCACGAACTCGCAGTGGGCCCTCGACAATCGTCACGGCCCGCGCCGGGAGCGCCAGCGACCAAGCATGGCGTCGAGGGCGATCAGACTCCCGACCACGAACCCGCCGTGAGCCCTCGACCATCGTCATGGAAGGACGAACTCCGAGAAGGGTTCGCCTGGCTGTGGTCGCACGATCTGTTGCGACCGATGGCGATCATCCTCGGTCTGCTCAACATGCTCGGCACGATGTCGGTCGCCACCATGGTCCTGTTCGCACAGGAAGTGCTCGAGACCACACCCACCGAGTTCGCGCTGCTCGAAACCGGCGGCGCGATCGGTGGCGTCATCGGCGGCTGGACGGCATCGCGCATCGCGAAGAAGATCGGTGCCGGACCGTCGCTGTCGCTCACGCTCACGGTCGGCGGGGCGACGACGTGTGTAATGGGCATCGCCAACTCGTGGTATCTCGTGTGGCTGATGTTCGCGATCGCGATGCTGGTCGCGGTGCTGTGGAACGTGATCACGGTGAGCCTGCGCCAGTCGATCATTCCCGATCATCTGCTCGGCCGGGTCAACAGCGTCTACCGCTTCTTCGCGTGGGGCATGATGCCGCTGGGCGCCGCGCTCGGCGGTCTGATCGTCGTCCTCACCGACGTCTGGGGCTCGCGAGAACTGGCGTTGCGCATGCCGTTCTTCATCGCCGGAGGGTTGCACTTCGTCGTGTGGGCCGTCGCTGCTCCGAAGCTCACCACGGCCAAGATCGAAGCTGCCCGAGCCGCTGCCGCGTCCGACGACGACTGA
- a CDS encoding pyridoxamine 5'-phosphate oxidase family protein yields the protein MGDQTNDHSDYTDSYEDVSKFVLSGDREATLLEKQTECTFMWTTSTGDPVGVIMNFVYLDGAFWVTCTRRRKRVPAVEARPRVSVAISSRGTDIGVSQAVTYKGDAEVLDDRATLDWFYPVLAAKVRPGDATKQAAFVAHLDSPGRMVIKITPDTRIGFDSEAMFANSPAGSTTTTV from the coding sequence ATGGGCGACCAAACGAACGACCATTCCGACTACACCGACAGCTACGAAGACGTCTCGAAGTTCGTCCTGTCGGGTGACCGCGAGGCCACGCTGCTCGAGAAGCAGACGGAGTGCACCTTCATGTGGACCACCTCGACCGGCGATCCGGTGGGGGTCATCATGAACTTCGTGTACCTCGACGGAGCGTTCTGGGTCACCTGCACCCGGCGTCGCAAGCGCGTCCCCGCCGTCGAGGCGCGTCCCCGGGTCTCCGTGGCGATCTCGAGTCGCGGAACCGACATCGGCGTCAGCCAGGCGGTCACGTACAAGGGTGATGCCGAGGTCCTCGACGACCGGGCGACACTCGACTGGTTCTACCCGGTGCTGGCTGCGAAGGTCCGGCCTGGCGATGCCACGAAGCAAGCTGCGTTCGTCGCCCACCTCGACAGCCCCGGGCGCATGGTCATCAAGATCACGCCCGACACCCGGATCGGTTTCGACTCCGAAGCAATGTTCGCGAACTCGCCCGCCGGCAGCACCACGACCACGGTCTGA
- a CDS encoding NADP-dependent oxidoreductase — translation MTTINRRVVLVERPVGQALPHHFRVEDVELEPLGDGDVRVAVEFISVDAGTRTMLRGEGFHMQVGLGETILASGVGRVIESKADGFSVGDAVRGGLCAQTIATMPGNMLERVDDSLGPLSLHLGALGGSTGVTAWIGIRDVAKPGPGDDFVVSAAAGAVGSIAGQIAKLDGARVIGIAGGPDKCAHLVDTLGFDEAIDYKNDDVNARLRELCPDGVNVFYDNVGGPILDAVLDNIAMRSRVVICGAVSQYDDMDNVTGPSMYLRLAERQSTMEGFAYFHFPESIEPAKAELARWISDGTIVMPEDILDGIDRYPEALQFMFDGRNVGKLLVKAS, via the coding sequence ATGACCACGATCAATCGCCGCGTCGTCCTCGTCGAACGTCCGGTGGGGCAGGCGCTGCCTCACCACTTCCGTGTCGAAGACGTCGAACTCGAGCCGCTCGGCGACGGCGACGTGCGCGTGGCGGTCGAGTTCATCTCGGTCGACGCCGGCACCCGCACGATGCTGCGCGGTGAAGGGTTCCACATGCAGGTCGGGCTCGGCGAGACGATCCTGGCATCGGGCGTCGGACGGGTCATCGAGTCGAAGGCCGACGGGTTCTCGGTCGGCGACGCCGTCCGGGGTGGGCTCTGCGCCCAGACGATCGCCACCATGCCCGGCAACATGCTCGAACGCGTCGACGACTCACTCGGACCGCTCAGCCTGCACCTCGGAGCGCTCGGCGGTTCGACAGGTGTCACCGCCTGGATCGGTATCCGCGACGTGGCCAAGCCGGGGCCCGGCGACGACTTCGTCGTGTCGGCGGCGGCCGGAGCGGTCGGCTCGATCGCCGGCCAGATCGCGAAGCTCGACGGCGCCCGAGTCATCGGCATCGCCGGTGGGCCCGACAAGTGCGCGCACCTCGTCGACACGCTCGGCTTCGACGAAGCGATCGACTACAAGAACGACGACGTCAACGCTCGGCTGCGCGAGCTCTGCCCCGACGGCGTGAACGTGTTCTACGACAACGTCGGTGGGCCGATCCTCGACGCGGTCCTCGACAACATCGCCATGCGCTCCCGCGTTGTGATCTGCGGCGCCGTCTCGCAGTACGACGACATGGACAACGTGACCGGCCCGTCGATGTACCTCCGTCTCGCCGAGCGGCAATCGACGATGGAGGGCTTCGCGTACTTCCACTTCCCCGAGAGCATCGAACCAGCGAAGGCCGAACTCGCCCGCTGGATCTCCGACGGCACGATCGTGATGCCCGAAGACATCCTCGACGGCATCGACCGCTACCCCGAAGCGCTGCAGTTCATGTTCGACGGACGCAACGTCGGAAAGTTGCTCGTCAAGGCGTCGTGA
- a CDS encoding AMP-binding protein yields the protein MAADGSMASRWSPEALFDIGRRVGLLDPRRVPSVAASTARWGPTVAALYASAALSSPRRAAVVDDHGTLSYADLDRRSTQAAKGLRHIGIEAGASIGVACRNHADFVEITVAAAKAGLRCIYLNTGFAAPQMTEVLRREDVAGVAVDSALLHLLDDSDIDGPIVVTGGGLVDGETLGGRARALAEVRDLGQRRPPLLASMPIAPVLLTSGTTGTPKGARRGNRADPSVATGIIEQIPYRHDDVMAVTSPLFHAWGLAQMTLAAGLGATVVLAESFDPDATLAQIERERVTVLAVVPAILQRLLASPMLDSTDLSSLRIVASSGSALPVPVVEAWLDRVGPNLYNLYGSTEVGQATLATPDDLAHAPSTAGRVMRGSTIRILDESGAEVATGSIGRIFVGNGAQFDGYTGGGGKEVVDGLMSSGDVGYVDDGGLLFVTGRADDMIVSGGENVFPREVEDLLLAHPAVADVAVVGVDDDDFGQRLAAHIVKEPGRKITKKQVRELVGANLARHKVPRDVHFVDELPRTATGKIRRSRL from the coding sequence GTGGCCGCTGACGGGTCGATGGCATCACGCTGGTCGCCGGAGGCGCTGTTCGACATCGGTCGTCGCGTCGGTCTGCTCGATCCGCGTCGCGTGCCGTCGGTGGCTGCGTCGACGGCGCGCTGGGGGCCGACCGTCGCCGCCCTGTACGCATCGGCGGCGCTCTCGTCCCCTCGGCGCGCGGCGGTGGTCGATGATCACGGGACGCTGTCCTACGCCGACCTCGACCGCCGGTCGACGCAAGCGGCGAAGGGGCTGCGTCACATCGGCATCGAAGCGGGCGCGAGCATCGGCGTGGCGTGTCGCAACCACGCCGACTTCGTCGAGATCACGGTCGCCGCGGCAAAGGCCGGTCTGCGGTGCATCTACCTCAACACCGGGTTCGCGGCACCGCAGATGACCGAAGTGCTCCGTCGCGAAGACGTCGCAGGCGTGGCCGTCGACTCGGCGTTGTTGCACCTGCTCGACGACAGCGACATCGACGGCCCGATCGTGGTGACCGGCGGCGGGCTCGTCGACGGCGAGACGCTCGGCGGCCGCGCTCGGGCGCTGGCAGAGGTCCGCGACCTCGGCCAGCGGCGTCCCCCGCTGCTCGCGTCGATGCCGATCGCCCCCGTGCTGCTCACCTCCGGAACCACCGGCACCCCGAAAGGGGCTCGCCGGGGCAACCGGGCCGACCCGTCGGTCGCCACCGGCATCATCGAGCAGATCCCATATCGACACGACGACGTGATGGCGGTGACCTCGCCGCTCTTCCACGCGTGGGGTCTCGCCCAGATGACCCTCGCCGCCGGACTCGGAGCCACCGTCGTGCTCGCCGAGTCGTTCGACCCCGACGCGACCCTGGCGCAGATCGAGCGCGAGCGCGTCACCGTGCTGGCGGTGGTGCCCGCCATCCTGCAACGGCTGCTCGCGTCGCCGATGCTCGACTCCACCGATCTGTCGTCGCTGCGTATCGTGGCGTCGAGTGGCTCGGCGTTGCCGGTCCCGGTGGTGGAAGCGTGGCTCGATCGCGTCGGACCGAACCTCTACAACCTCTACGGATCGACCGAGGTCGGACAGGCCACCCTCGCCACGCCCGACGACCTGGCCCACGCCCCGTCCACCGCGGGGCGGGTGATGCGCGGCTCGACGATTCGGATCCTCGACGAGTCGGGTGCCGAAGTCGCCACCGGATCGATCGGCCGGATCTTCGTCGGCAACGGTGCGCAATTCGACGGCTACACCGGTGGCGGAGGCAAAGAAGTCGTCGACGGGCTCATGTCGTCGGGCGATGTCGGATACGTCGACGATGGCGGACTGCTCTTCGTGACCGGCCGGGCCGACGACATGATCGTGAGCGGTGGCGAGAACGTGTTCCCGCGCGAGGTCGAAGACCTCCTGTTGGCGCATCCTGCGGTCGCCGACGTCGCCGTGGTCGGGGTGGACGACGACGACTTCGGTCAACGCCTCGCAGCGCACATCGTGAAGGAACCGGGCCGCAAGATCACCAAGAAGCAGGTTCGCGAACTCGTCGGAGCGAACCTCGCACGCCACAAGGTCCCGCGCGACGTCCACTTCGTCGACGAGTTGCCGCGCACGGCGACCGGCAAGATCCGGCGCTCGCGACTCTGA
- a CDS encoding WS/DGAT/MGAT family O-acyltransferase — protein MKQLTGIDANFLYMETPSSFGHVNSLVVYERPDIDGFDPYEAFRSQLESRLHLLDPFRRRLVEVPLSLDHPYWINDPDFDLDFHVRHIALPRPGNLEQLSTQVARIIGRPIDRSRPLWEAYVFEGLENDDFAVLTKVHHATIDGASGVQMLGIILDSQPGGDEVPPDDGSWTADEVPSDTEMFARTAASFVRTPGKFARTQLRLMQDFAEITRSKGVSAMISSVREQFPTAAGRDRREGNLLARTGLTAPPTPFNKSITPHRRLALRATPLADLKVLKSALGATVNDVVMAISTGALRNYLLQHDALPDVPLRAMVPVSIRTGDEDDIWTNRVSGLVCDLPTHLADPLERVASVHESMVAAKEQFDMTPAETMVAAAQFAPPALAAQASRVSASLRLADRTNPAVNVVISNVPGPREPLYMSGARMKNFFPVSTIAPGVGLNITVQSYVDTLDFGLVACRELIPDLDDLLELHLAEIDTLFAAAGIDRDGSLLAPAEPAASKKRSGTKRAAAKKKRSTS, from the coding sequence ATGAAGCAACTGACTGGCATCGACGCCAACTTCCTGTACATGGAGACGCCGTCGTCGTTCGGCCACGTCAACAGCCTCGTCGTGTACGAGCGCCCCGACATCGACGGTTTCGACCCCTACGAAGCGTTCCGGTCGCAGCTCGAATCGCGGCTCCATTTGCTCGACCCGTTTCGACGCCGGTTGGTCGAGGTCCCGCTGTCGCTCGACCATCCGTACTGGATCAACGATCCCGACTTCGACCTCGACTTCCACGTCCGGCACATCGCGCTCCCCAGACCCGGCAACCTCGAGCAGTTGTCGACGCAGGTGGCGCGCATCATCGGCCGGCCGATCGATCGGAGCCGGCCGCTGTGGGAGGCGTACGTCTTCGAAGGATTGGAGAACGACGACTTCGCGGTGCTCACCAAGGTGCATCACGCGACGATCGACGGTGCCTCCGGCGTGCAGATGCTCGGCATCATCCTCGACAGCCAGCCGGGTGGCGACGAGGTGCCGCCCGACGACGGAAGCTGGACCGCCGACGAGGTTCCGAGCGACACCGAGATGTTCGCCCGAACCGCCGCGAGCTTCGTGCGCACCCCGGGAAAGTTCGCGAGGACGCAGCTTCGGCTGATGCAGGACTTCGCTGAGATCACTCGGTCGAAGGGCGTGTCGGCCATGATCAGTTCGGTGCGTGAGCAGTTTCCGACGGCCGCGGGACGTGACCGCCGAGAAGGCAACCTGCTCGCCCGAACCGGCCTGACCGCACCGCCGACTCCGTTCAACAAGTCGATCACACCGCATCGCCGCCTCGCGCTCCGGGCGACGCCGCTCGCTGATCTCAAGGTGCTGAAGTCGGCGCTCGGTGCGACCGTCAACGACGTCGTCATGGCCATCAGCACCGGGGCGTTGCGCAACTATCTCCTGCAGCACGACGCGCTGCCCGACGTGCCGCTGCGTGCGATGGTGCCGGTGTCGATTCGCACCGGCGACGAAGACGACATCTGGACCAATCGCGTGTCGGGCCTGGTGTGCGACCTGCCGACGCACCTTGCCGACCCGCTCGAGCGCGTCGCCTCGGTGCACGAGTCGATGGTGGCTGCGAAGGAGCAGTTCGACATGACCCCGGCCGAGACGATGGTGGCGGCGGCACAGTTCGCGCCGCCCGCCCTCGCCGCGCAGGCATCGAGGGTGTCGGCGTCGTTGCGTCTCGCCGATCGCACCAACCCGGCGGTCAATGTCGTCATTTCCAACGTTCCGGGTCCGCGTGAACCGTTGTACATGAGCGGTGCGCGGATGAAGAACTTCTTCCCGGTGTCGACCATCGCCCCCGGGGTCGGGCTCAACATCACGGTGCAGAGCTACGTCGACACACTCGACTTCGGTCTGGTCGCCTGTCGTGAGCTCATTCCCGATCTCGACGATCTGCTCGAGTTGCACCTCGCCGAGATCGACACGCTGTTCGCTGCTGCCGGCATCGACCGAGACGGCAGTCTGCTCGCCCCTGCCGAGCCCGCTGCGTCGAAGAAGCGCTCGGGCACCAAGCGCGCCGCGGCGAAGAAGAAGCGCTCGACATCGTGA
- a CDS encoding transketolase-like TK C-terminal-containing protein → MTNVADGASPDLDTLREIERRVLWLATRIIDHANRRGDTDVKVGGHQASSASMASIMTALWFAHIGSADKVAVKPHASPVYHAIKYLTGELDRSYLTKLRQRGGLQAYPSRTKDPDVSDFSTGSVGLGAVAPLFSALTRRYVDSHFGTHGDARFIALVGDAELDEGNVWEAIADPATQGLGNFTMVIDLNRQSLDRVIPDIAATRLKQFFTDAGWHVAEAKYGSRLSAAFAEPGGETLEAHIDAMPNEAYQELFAVSGPDLRRKFLVDADDAVRRFADRLDDDALKHLVTDLGGHDLGLLIDTFRSCDAEVDRPSVVFAYTIKGHGLAMAGDPMNHAALLSPEQIDEFRTSVGLDESTEWDRFDPDSPAGRLCRSVGSEVNNALPTPRPTLPIPTAARSVTTNGSTSTQEAFGRVLASLADVAGVGERLVTTAPDVSISTNLGGFINKRGVYSHVERADHGGAERLLKWAPGPGGQHIELGISEMNLFMLLGQLGLSHDHHGEHLLPVGTVYDPFVLRGLDAFIYGLYNDAKFVVAGTPAGVTLAPEGGAHQSTITASVGAELPNLTYFEPAFATEVDWILCDALDQVGRADGSSSYLRLSTRPIDQQPFASVVESMGAERLRAHVLAGGYRLRDAPSDDRPGVTIVTTGVMAPEALAAAAELDGEGVQASVVHLTSPDRVYRSWRDGFAQSTASARIVRRPSRLHRLVPASERRRPIVSVHDAASHSLAWLGSALGARQYTLGVDRFGESGTIADLHEITGIDAGSIVNAALIALSEHDDGIDE, encoded by the coding sequence ATGACCAACGTTGCCGACGGGGCCTCTCCCGATCTCGACACGCTTCGCGAGATCGAGCGACGCGTGCTGTGGCTCGCCACCCGGATCATCGACCACGCCAACCGGCGCGGCGACACCGACGTGAAGGTCGGCGGACATCAGGCGTCGAGCGCGTCGATGGCGTCGATCATGACGGCGCTGTGGTTCGCGCACATCGGTAGCGCCGACAAGGTCGCCGTCAAGCCGCACGCGTCGCCGGTGTACCACGCCATCAAGTACCTCACCGGTGAGCTCGACCGGTCGTACCTCACGAAGCTCCGCCAGCGCGGCGGTCTGCAGGCCTACCCCTCCCGGACGAAGGACCCGGACGTCTCCGACTTCTCGACCGGGTCGGTCGGGCTGGGTGCTGTCGCCCCGCTCTTCTCGGCGCTCACCCGGCGCTATGTCGACTCGCACTTCGGTACGCACGGTGACGCCCGGTTCATCGCGCTGGTCGGCGACGCCGAACTCGACGAGGGCAACGTGTGGGAGGCGATCGCCGACCCCGCCACGCAGGGGCTCGGCAACTTCACCATGGTGATCGACCTCAACCGACAGTCGCTCGACCGAGTGATTCCCGACATCGCCGCCACGCGCCTGAAGCAGTTCTTCACCGACGCGGGCTGGCACGTCGCCGAGGCGAAGTACGGCAGTCGGCTGTCGGCGGCATTCGCCGAACCCGGCGGTGAGACCCTCGAGGCGCACATCGATGCCATGCCGAACGAGGCGTATCAGGAGCTGTTCGCCGTGTCGGGTCCCGACCTGCGTCGCAAGTTCCTGGTCGATGCCGACGACGCGGTGAGGCGGTTCGCCGACCGACTCGACGACGATGCGCTGAAGCATCTCGTCACCGATCTCGGTGGTCACGACCTCGGGTTGCTGATCGACACGTTCCGGTCGTGCGACGCCGAGGTCGACCGGCCGTCGGTGGTGTTCGCGTACACGATCAAGGGTCACGGTCTCGCCATGGCGGGCGACCCGATGAACCATGCCGCCCTGCTGAGCCCCGAGCAGATCGACGAGTTCCGGACGAGTGTGGGGCTCGACGAATCGACCGAGTGGGACCGCTTCGATCCCGACAGCCCAGCCGGTCGGCTCTGTCGCTCGGTCGGCAGCGAGGTCAACAACGCGTTGCCCACCCCGCGGCCGACCCTGCCGATCCCGACGGCGGCACGTTCGGTCACCACCAACGGCTCGACGTCGACACAGGAAGCGTTCGGTCGCGTGCTCGCCAGCCTCGCCGACGTCGCCGGCGTCGGCGAGCGGCTCGTCACCACCGCGCCCGACGTGTCGATCTCGACCAACCTCGGTGGCTTCATCAACAAACGCGGCGTGTACTCACACGTCGAGCGCGCCGACCACGGAGGCGCCGAGCGGCTGTTGAAGTGGGCGCCGGGACCGGGTGGTCAGCACATCGAACTCGGCATCAGCGAGATGAACCTGTTCATGCTGTTGGGGCAGCTCGGGCTCAGCCACGACCACCACGGCGAGCATCTGCTGCCGGTCGGCACGGTCTACGACCCATTCGTGCTGCGCGGTCTCGATGCCTTCATCTACGGGCTGTACAACGACGCGAAGTTCGTCGTGGCCGGTACGCCGGCGGGCGTGACGCTCGCGCCCGAAGGTGGTGCGCACCAGTCGACGATCACCGCATCGGTCGGAGCCGAACTCCCGAACCTCACCTACTTCGAGCCGGCGTTCGCCACCGAGGTCGACTGGATCCTGTGCGACGCGCTCGACCAGGTCGGGCGCGCCGACGGGTCGAGTTCGTATCTCCGGCTCTCGACTCGGCCGATCGACCAGCAGCCGTTCGCGAGCGTCGTCGAGTCGATGGGTGCCGAGCGTCTTCGAGCACACGTGCTGGCCGGTGGCTATCGGCTTCGTGACGCTCCGAGCGACGATCGCCCCGGCGTCACCATCGTGACCACCGGCGTGATGGCGCCCGAAGCGCTGGCCGCCGCGGCCGAACTCGACGGGGAAGGGGTGCAGGCGAGCGTGGTCCACCTCACGAGCCCGGATCGCGTCTACCGGAGTTGGCGTGACGGGTTCGCCCAATCGACCGCGTCGGCCCGCATCGTGCGGCGGCCGAGCCGTCTGCATCGGCTCGTTCCCGCGTCCGAACGGCGCCGTCCGATCGTGAGCGTTCACGACGCGGCGAGCCACAGCCTGGCCTGGCTCGGTTCGGCGCTGGGCGCGCGTCAGTACACGCTCGGCGTCGACCGGTTCGGCGAATCGGGCACCATCGCCGACCTGCACGAGATCACCGGCATCGACGCCGGCAGCATCGTCAACGCAGCGTTGATCGCACTGAGCGAACACGACGACGGCATCGACGAGTAG